GGCGAAGGAGCGCATGCGTATGCCGATACTGATAGATGGGAGAAGGGTGTTTGAGAAGGATGAAGTGAGAGGGCTGGGGTTTGTGTATATGGGGGCGGGGAATAGGATGTAGGGGCATTGGCACAAGTTGAGGAAGCGGCAGATAAAAGGCAAAAGATGACAGTAACTACAGCAAAAAAATTCGCATTAGATATTGGTTGGGTTTTCATTAGTCAGATAATCACATTCGTAACAGGTTTTTTTCTTAGTGTTATCTTGGGCAAATTTCTGGGCGCGGCACCTTTTGGATTGTATTCGATGACCCTTACGATCTATGCGATTGTAGCATTAGTTGGTGGTATTGGAATTCCTACAGCAATTGTAAAATATGTTGCGGAGTCTAAACAAGATAAGGATAAGCTAAACATTTTTGTTTCATGTGGTATTATTAATTCATTGGTTTTTGGAGTGATAACGGGTTTAGTTTTATTTGCTATATCTGGCATGTTCGCAAGTATCTTTAATATGCCAGAACTAACAGATTTAATCAAAATAATTGCTTTTTCACTCCCATTTCTGGCAGTTAATAACGCATTGCTTGGCGTGCTCAATGGATTAAGAGAAATGAAGTTATACTCATTTCGTACGATTGTTCGATCTATCTTATTACTTGGCTTTACAACCTTATTAGTCGGTATTGGATTTGGCGTTAAAGGGGCAGTTTTTTCGTTGTTGTTATCTGAAATAGGAACACTCTTTCTATTAATATTATATTCAAAGGATTTTTTTAAGTTTATTATAAAAGATTACTTTGAAAACACCAAAGAAATGTTAAAATTTGGTAGCCAATTATTCATTGCTAGTGCAGTCTGGATGGTAAATACAAACGTTGACAAACTCTTAGTTGGCTATTTTTTGCTGGCAAAGGATGTTGGAATCTATACAATAGCCTTGGCAATTTCTTCTGGTCTTTTAATGATTCCAGGAGCTATATCAACTGTAACTTTTCCCGCAATTTCTGAATACAATTTTAAAGGACAGCATGATGCGATTGAGATGCTAATAAATAGGTCTATGAAGTATTCTTTAGTAATTTTATCTATTTTAGGAATTTGTATAATATTTTTTTCCGAAGATATAATTTTATTAGGGCTTAGACCTGAATTCTTGCCTGCAGTTACACCTATGACAATATTAGTTTTAGCGATTATATTCTTCGGATCTGTGGCTTCTGTTGGAGCGGCGTTTAGCGCTCTGGGAAGACCTGACATAC
This portion of the Candidatus Methanoperedens sp. genome encodes:
- a CDS encoding flippase, translated to MAQVEEAADKRQKMTVTTAKKFALDIGWVFISQIITFVTGFFLSVILGKFLGAAPFGLYSMTLTIYAIVALVGGIGIPTAIVKYVAESKQDKDKLNIFVSCGIINSLVFGVITGLVLFAISGMFASIFNMPELTDLIKIIAFSLPFLAVNNALLGVLNGLREMKLYSFRTIVRSILLLGFTTLLVGIGFGVKGAVFSLLLSEIGTLFLLILYSKDFFKFIIKDYFENTKEMLKFGSQLFIASAVWMVNTNVDKLLVGYFLLAKDVGIYTIALAISSGLLMIPGAISTVTFPAISEYNFKGQHDAIEMLINRSMKYSLVILSILGICIIFFSEDIILLGLRPEFLPAVTPMTILVLAIIFFGSVASVGAAFSALGRPDIQVKQNAPLVIVNVIIDIILIPVLGIIGAAIGTATSFLSLIIMEFYFYNKLNIKINYRIFIKIFIFIVPIIVLFYVFRQQINIYLLIFILVGLYAILITKFILTKEDLNEVIKSIGIRPN